The genomic stretch agaataagagaaagaaatgtgaaaagagtttggaacacgaagaacgtgaaagaggagcaatggaggaagagaccaatcaagaactcttggctaaggtaaggggggactcttccggttaatttctattatgtgattatgggtgataggatggattaacgtatgattcgattcgattgggtatattgggatttgatattgttaggtatgttatgatttgggataattgatgaatttgtatagattgttggttattgatgtgttgttttgatgtataatgatgtgtgatgagaaattcgatgattatatgcctgtctgcgatgtctggaatcgtttttgggtgaaaaggaggtgaaatcgcagagtctgaacgcagacccgtaattatgcaaaatcgccagttcgcgccgcgtccatgtgttggcgccgcgaaggcgtacttattttctcgtatcgcgccgcgtgcatgagttggcgccgcgaacgtgttttgtgtgcttcaggtcgcgccgcgaactttggttgcgccgcgtgctgtagcgatagttatttcttgggaaagttaaatgaggtgtaactttcgaaccgtaggtctgtttttagtgtcatttcgagtacgatgaatcttatgagatagcctacgtgtttaaacgaTGAAATGAGGtctgaatccaattatttttaaatatgattttatttcttggtgaatgatgtattgtacatatatgtgatgagatgtgttaaatacatgctaggttgaaatattaatcatgtgacgatttgtgtaattggatgatgtattgttgacatatatgatgaaatgtgacaatataagatgttgttttgaaaacattacgatgtgatgattgttgagaattatatgatgatgattaatgatttgtgaatattaatatgctgttaatattaatatgttgattgtggtgaatgtatgtgaatgattgaatgatgcttggacatgtacatacttgtttgtgacgatattggtgagatgaaatgagacgatgttaagcatcggatcggtgatgatataagtatgtgatatgtgtgcattcattcataaatcatttacattggatcccgttgatgagtggatcgttggtgactaattcccattgtgcggagattagtaagcagtcatcgtgtgcccatgggggtgtgagcgatgaggttagtcgtgtgcccatgtggggtgtaagcgacttgaagggcagtctcgcagagagaagtcctgtgaatgtgattcacgaattttggtaccacatgcatagtgtcagttgtgtcatatgcattttgtcataacatgattgtatggatttttgtgtttgtgttgtaatctattattgtgtgaattgatgaataatagatgtgaatctgaatatatgacaaattgggtgaatgatatattatgatgttttgttgcttatgaatacataacattgattaattgagaatgagactcacccttacttgttgacaattttcagattgaggatagctgctttcgacttggtgaggattagctcataagtcggtttagttgttgtgtcggtgtcatgctctgatagatgtaacactggggacgcgatgttttgagtttcgaattataactctattgtttattttatttgaagtttgatacattaacgatgtaatgttgacttgatgatttgattccgctgtgtaaacatgatttttatctatgagttataatttcagatgtttcagtgaatgcatgacatatgccgaacgtgtgttttcttttatttttgaattgtgacaccctttgcatgttactctgatttaattttgttaattgccgtggggtattagaggggtgttacaatagtggtatcagagcaggtcggtccgtccggccaattgttgagtcagttgaattgcgcgacagttgtatattgtcggcattttattccttggtacgcgacatgtgagtgaatcactgtcggtacttggttgtttgttgcaggtgttggattgaaacaagtgggggagaagcttcgcttctcggttatgtttcagttgtaagaatattgactcagtaggctgttgttggcaacagtgcgagcgttgttggagtttgttgtttcccgaattgaaggtgacttggaattaagacttcactgagAATTgggttggaacatcttgaaggaagatgattagaggtaattgacagttattgtaagagaaggaaattggaaagttgcgacGTGTCAactctactggtgtactgcgaagatgtcagttgagtagccttacgtctcggaagagattcagctgcaagtttgcaaagaggattgttgtcgtaatgttccagaaatcgcacttcggcgataggatgtgttgctcaagtcataagaatgtttggaagtgaagagatacgataaggggctgtttggaatgtgatagagttgaagagaatgagttttggagtgagattttcgtaagaaaaacgcaggaaaattgctgaatagctgcagaacttcgaaaattcataactggagttctggacatccgaattgagttccgtttgaagcgtcggaaagctaacaagatgaactttgttataaaaatagttgcagcagctgtaacatatttaattgtgacaggacgacgttggaaagaggtggagttacggttactcttgttcttataactagacttgtttattggtactgcacgggatgtcagtgtcagtgttgaatggatcgaaggaataattaggaggtttgttgaggagtaattttaagaattgaagttacccatttgaggagttttggatgtatcgtatagagtgttgttgcatgatgtcagtgttgcatttttcgggcaatgattggaaaatccctatcttgagtttcgagcgtcggattaatgtgccgtttgaacctacgaggaggagggattgtgttctaatttatgggagagttataaatacagtagagtgaccctatgaggagaggttctgaagtcggttatggaagcgtgaaactggttgaataggaatgcctactaccgtgattgtttcactacagaaaaaaaggtctcctgccacgACCAGAAAACCctggctatatgcaaaataaccgtggcgtaacgctgaggccacagtttggccacggaaatccaactgtggagtattcggccgtggcctaaagtaaagtccacggttttttggtatagaccacgccttttttacaaccgtggcttttttaggccacggtttaggtagcttgattaaggccgcggtttatatttgccatgattacagaactgtggccatatggtaaagccacggtcTCAATTTATCGTTTAACatacagttttggttcaagatatagccacggtttggttatgaccacagatttaaaaccgttgttatatgttatgcattctaaaccatttatcttgccacagtttaatgtaaataaatttagtGGCTTATATTAATCCAAGACACCAATCACTTGCGCCaattttaaagaatttaaaatttgattactATAATTGTATGAATACAAATTATTTTAGTGTCTAAATAACCTCTAAATAAATGTACAAAGAGTTTCAATTGCCATGAGATGAAACATAATTTAATCCACTATTGAAACACAATTTACTGTCAAATGACCTCTAAATAAATAACCTCTCATATTTGCTCCACTATTTAATCCATGCATTTCCCATGTCTAAATCTAGTCTTCTTCTATTGCCTTGTAATAACCAAGACTGCAAAGAGGAACCTTTGACTTGGAATCCCGATACTAGTAAGCATTAGTGCAATTTGGACCTGCGCACTTTTCCCTCGGGGGAGGATAACTGAAACAATTCGCAAAATAATCATTACAGAAATGAAGTTTCTAAAGCACAtcaaataagatgatttgttagAAGATTAAAACGCATTGTTCACACGTTCCAAGATACTAGCATGTCAAATTTTAAAGTTGTATCACAAgatatttctcatactaactaATTATTTTTCAAGAAACAACACAGCAATGATAAACAAAACGCAGCGACACAAGCATAACACGGCAACGACACAAGCATGACGAGATAAATACTTTACCATGACGAGATAAATACGTTACCATGGCAGGAGATATGTATCAGAGAAACAATTTGTAATTAGACATTAAAAAGTGAAGTCAAGTACCCAAGCATTTGCTCATTGAAGCTGAAAGTGAATGCTGCAAGGAGCTATTCAATGAAAAGTCACATGAGATCCAGGCAGCCTCTTACTTTATTGAAAGCTTAAACTTCAGCTTCACGGCTTGTGAAGTTTGAACCTAAGAACTCTTAGAACATAGCCCTGAGCTAGCTTCAGTTGTACGCCTTGTATCAAACctgtcaaacaaaacaaacagctTGCAACAAATGAAATCAAAAAGCCCACAAGTGATGCAATAACTTTGAAAAGTCCATAACATGCTTTTTATCTTAAGATGATGAGCcaaataaatgagaaaataaGAAGCTAACCCCTTTGACAATTTGTAGTTGTATAATTCTACTGCTTCATTTGAGTTTGATTACACATTGTAATCTTTTTTACAGACTTCTTCACCTTTTCTgttcagaaaagaaaaaaaattatacttaaaATCATTTTATAATGCTTAAACTACATTTACCCTTAACATTGTTCTATTGACTTATAATTGATTAAGAGTAAACTctcaaataaaattaagaacacAATCAATATTCTAATTTCCTTCTATAGTTTGACCAGAAATAAAGAGGCGTAAAAAATGTCACATTGAATGAATGATGTTCATAGAGTTAGTAACTTTTTCTTTCTATTAATAACATTAGTTAATTTGTTTTTGTTAACTTGAAACTGAAAGTGGTAAAAGTAAAAAAAGGAAATACTAGTAGTTGAAATATACCATTGTTTCCATCAGATGTATCCAAAAGGCTTGAATGTTCATTATCATGTGCCTGCTGATCTTTTTCTTCTGCACAttcaatcaaatatatacaaGTATGAATAATATTAAGAGTTATACTAGCAATGAGCCTTAAAACTTATTCTCCTGATTCCCAGACCTGCATTATCATTGTCGCAGTCTTGTCCATTTTGTTCGACAGTACTTGGTATCTGATTAAACCCTTCCCAGTCTATATCCTCCGGTAGGATCTGTTGGCATCCATTACAGTATAAATATAAAAAGGATACTCATCATTTTTAAACTACCGTACTACAAAATCTACTTGATCTTTATTCATTACATAAACTCAGGACTAGCGCCTAACAATAGTAGTTTATCATCATGAGATGCAACGGGACTTAAAACTACATTTTACTCCATGGACTGGAATATTCACCAGTCATATTTGTTTGTTGCTGCTTCATTCAATGTAACAAAATATGGAAATACCTTTTTCAGATCAATCCATTTGCAAAACTCTATTGGTGTATTAGCAGCATAGATCACTTTATACATGCCCTGTAATGAATAAAATTCAGATTTTCACCAAATTTTAAAAACTTtacaaatgatttaattaagggtATCACATAAAAAACACAGTCCATCTAAATTCAGATTTGTCAATCTCTATAACAATTATAAAACCCCAGAAAAATGATTTCTCAAACAAATAAGCCCTGAAGTTAACTTTCCATGGGAGTCCATTGTAAGCAAGGATTTCTCCTTAGAAGGAATGAATATCTTAAATAAAAATCATGCAACGAGAGATAAAGACCAATCAGCTTAAGCATTGCAGAGTTAGAAACAAAAACCTTTTCAGTCAGATCCAGAATATCTTGATTATCCACAAATTCAATGTAACTCCaatcaatttattctttcttGTATTCTTCTTGCTCCATTTTGAAAACATGTTGTAGAACAAAATATTTGAGGGCAAAAATAGCATGTGGAGTAACAAAAAGGTGACGTAATTGTCTGATtcaaataaataatcaattataagcaaaaatatatatatatcttccataaaaataataaagaaacctGATTAAAATGCTGCTGAAGCTTTTCATTGGTCAAATTAATACAAAATTGCTCAAAACTGCAGAGTACATGTGACAAACAGGGGGTTAATATACAAAATCAGGGAAACTGCTTTGAATATAACCAATCACATAGTAAAAACTTCATCAGATTAATTAACACTGAAAGTATCTAGAGCAGGTCGACACAGTTTTGAGGGGGAGAACCAATCTCACGCAGACCGGAAAAAGGTAATTCACGACCTATATCGGCAAGTTTGTCAGCAACTCTGTTTTCAGCACGAGGCATCTGTCTCAACCTGACTTCCCAATCAGTTCTACCAAGAAGTTCTCTTATGTGATGTATATAGACAAAACATTAAAGTATAATGGAATCTAAAAGACTTCACCTTTAAACTTTTgagtaaaaagaaaatttatatgCTATAGAAATGAATAATAGTACAAGTGGGTGGAATCAATtctcagatgaaaaagacaacatcacatttcttaacatatacatatactacTCATTTCAACTACTTTACTTCCTTTAAAAAATGTGACTACAATCCAAGATGGGGAACTCAAATCTTAAACTAGCTGGAGGTTTTAGTTATGTAATTATACTAAAACAAActagaaatatatattataaccTTAGTTTCACGTTGATTTACTACGTAGGAATCCAAAAGTGCATCACTCGTGTATGAATCTAGGGCAACATAATGATTTCCTACTGTTTTGATATTAGAATTTTTTTACACTTAGTGATTAAGTCTTCAAATAATTAATACTCAATGAAAGTGTGCTCGATGAATCTAAGCTTATAAAGTACTGTATGAATCTAAGCTTATAAAATACTGTATAAAATAATGAAAGTCTTCAAATAATTAATACACTTAGTGATTTCCTACTGTATGAATCTAAGCTTATAAAATACTCAATGAAAGTGTGCTCGACAGTTCTACCTTCAGCAACAGCCGCTCTCCCTCCCATGTAAGCAAGATATCGCATGAGTAACTTAATACTTTCTGTTTTACCAGCACCACTTTCACGATTTCACCACTCACCAATATTGACGGGCTGATTCCATCATTTATCATGAGCCTAAATACACATATAATTTATATAGTCAGATTTTATAAGCTAACAGTATACACAAATTACAGGATATGTATGAAAAGTACCTATATGCTGCATCGGCAACAGCGAAGGGATGTGGACTTAACTCACCAAATGCTGCTCCTCTGTATTGCGCCATCATATGGCTATCATATAAATGAGGAAGCTTTATGAACGGGTTCACAGCAATCAATATATTCCTAGTGTAAGTCTGAAAGCAAACCGTTGAAATTGCACAAGTTAATACAGCATGAATGAAAACATGAAAAGTCACACAAAAGACACCATCTAAGGAGCGTTGGGAACCAAAATGCGTACATAAATTTCATTGATTTCGTATCTTGATCTCAGATTACTTAGGACTCCGGGTTCGTGCAGGTACGCAAGCTTTGTCATATCATCCACTCCACACGGTGGAACTTCGCTATCTTTATGATAAATACTGGAGGCTTTAACAACAACCTGCATATTGCAAATCAGACATAGGATGGGGACAAAATAAACAAATTCTAAAACATCAGAAAGTTCAAAATTCTGAGTTAAAAGAAAGTGCATATGTACATATTATGCTATtcttcaaagattcaaagaaatCAAAACATTCATGTAAAACAAGTAATTCAAAAAACAGAGAAATGCATCAGTGAAGGCCAAGATTAACTTTGAGCAAATATTACAAAATGCACTCACCGTCTTCCCGGAAGTGCAAAGGACTTTGATTTGTTCTCCATTAATCTCCAAGACCTCGCCATCTATCCAAGCTACATCAGAATCCTCCAACCAAACATGGGTCCCAACTATAAGATTGGCAGAAGCAGCAGCCTACAATCCAAAATTTATGCCCAATCAAGCCACTAGGGTAAAGCTCATAAAAACACCAGAAAATGGAACGGTCAACTTTGGACGAAATTAAAGAACATAGAAAAAGAAGCTATCTACACTTAAgccaaatgaaaaaaattaaatcaatcaaTAACATATTGGCGGAATATTTATTTAGTAATAATCAGCCATGTCAATCCATCATGGTCAGATTTCAAACACAGACTAATAGATTTGAATAACCAATTAAAAACAGAAGATTTATAAGACAGATGAAATAATTCACAAAATTCATAGTGAAATAACTGTCAGCTAGCAATAAGAAAGAGCaacattcataaaaaaaataaaaacaaccacTACTGATTGTAACATtaatcaattctaagatgtaTGCCTCTGTCTTTTATCTTAACATAAGGAAATTTAGCGTTAATTTCCTTCTGACCTTTGAAGGGTAAATCCATCATGGTCAGATTTCA from Vicia villosa cultivar HV-30 ecotype Madison, WI linkage group LG4, Vvil1.0, whole genome shotgun sequence encodes the following:
- the LOC131595901 gene encoding myosin-2A-like isoform X1, translated to MTKLAYLHEPGVLSNLRSRYEINEIYTYTRNILIAVNPFIKLPHLYDSHMMAQYRGAAFGELSPHPFAVADAAYRLMINDGISPSILVSGEIVKVVLVKQKVLSYSCDILLTWEGERLLLKILPEDIDWEGFNQIPSTVEQNGQDCDNDNAEEKDQQAHDNEHSSLLDTSDGNNEKVKKSVKKITMCNQTQMKQ
- the LOC131595901 gene encoding myosin-2A-like isoform X2 translates to MTKLAYLHEPGVLSNLRSRYEINEIYTYTRNILIAVNPFIKLPHLYDSHMMAQYRGAAFGELSPHPFAVADAAYRLMINDGISPSILVSGEIVKVVLVKQKVLSYSCDILLTWEGERLLLKILPEDIDWEGFNQIPSTVEQNGQDCDNDNAVILPRGKSAQVQIALMLTSIGIPSQRFLFAVLVITRQ